Proteins found in one Choloepus didactylus isolate mChoDid1 chromosome 25, mChoDid1.pri, whole genome shotgun sequence genomic segment:
- the RGL3 gene encoding ral guanine nucleotide dissociation stimulator-like 3 isoform X6, with protein sequence MERAAGKELALAPSPAAEAFLHYRTSKVRALRAARLERLVCELASGDREQDPGFVPAFLATHRAFVPTARVLSLLLPPPPPPPPPPPPRVEIKKTEGQDLSFNKNLRAVISVLGSWLQDHPEDFRDPPAHPGLGSIRAFLSWAAPGGAEAQEAEKLLGDFLLEAEQEPEEEKMPQAPAGPQGAVQAPGPDSPEGCPEEEAELVQDGPELLDFSAEEVAEQLTLMDVELFSRVRPCECLGSVWSQRDRPGAAGSAPTVRATVAQFNRVTGCVLGSVLAAPGLAAPQRAQRLEKWIRIAQRCRDLRNFSSLRAILSALQSNPIYRLKRSWGAVSREPLSTFRKLSQIFSDENNHLSCREILSQEEATEGPQTEDTSPGGLSSKPPPGPVPYLGTFLTDLVMLDTALPDVLEGDLINFEKRRKEWEILAHIQQLQRRCRSYCLRPRTPILAALHAQRRLSEEQSYRVSRVIEPPAASCPSSPRVQRRISLTKRLSAKLSREKGSSPGGSLGDPSSPTSSLSPGSPPSSPGNADPPPGSPPASPGPQSPSTKLPPSLDLPGPRPPDVPLSDPRNPLPGQPGSDARVIRVSIDNDHGNLYRSILLTSQDKAPSVVQRALQKHSVGQRWARDYQLFQVLPGDRELLIPDNANVFYAMSPAAPGDFVLRRKGWARRPPPISTN encoded by the exons ATGGAGCGGGCGGCGGGCAAGGAGCTCGCCCTG GCCCCCAGCCCCGCGGCCGAGGCCTTCCTCCATTACCGCACCAGCAAGGTGCGGGCGCTGCGGGCGGCGCGGCTGGAGCGGTTGGTGTGCGAGCTGGCGTCGGGGGACCGCGAGCAGGATCCCGGCTTCGTGCCCGCCTTCCTGGCCACGCACCGGGCCTTCGTGCCCACTGCCCGCGTGCTGAGCCTCCTGCTGCCACCGCCGCCACCGCCACCGCCACCGCCACCCCCGAG GGTAGAGATCAAGAAGACAGAGGGGCAAGATCTGAGCTTCAACAAGAACCTGAG GGCTGTCATCTCGGTGCTGGGCTCCTGGCTACAAGATCACCCCGAGGACTTCCGTGACCCGCCTGCCCACCCAGGCCTGGGCAGCATTCGAGCCTTTCTGAGCTGGGCAGCCCCCGGGGGTGCCGAGGCCCAGGAGGCCGAGAAGCTGCTGGGAGATTTCCTGTTGGAAGCTGAGCAGGAACCagaagaggagaaaatgccccaggCCCCGGCAG GACCTCAGGGAGCTGTCCAGGCTCCAGGCCCAGACTCCCCGGAGGGCTGCCCGGAGGAGGAGGCCGAGCTGGTGCAGGACGGCCCCGAGCTCCTGGACTTCAGTGCGGAGGAGGTGGCCGAGCAACTGACCCTGATGGACGTG GAGCTCTTCTCGCGCGTGCGGCCCTGCGAGTGCCTGGGCTCGGTGTGGTCGCAGCGGGACCGGCCGGGGGCGGCGGGCAGCGCCCCCACCGTGCGCGCCACCGTGGCCCAGTTCAACCGCGTGACGGGCTGCGTGCTGGGCTCGGTGCTCGCGGCGCCCGGCCTGGCCGCCCCGCAGAGGGCGCAGCGGCTGGAGAAGTGGATCCGCATTGCGCAG CGCTGCCGAGACCTGCGGAACTTCTCCTCCTTGCGCGCCATCCTGTCCGCCCTGCAGTCTAACCCCATATACCGCCTGAAGCGCAGCTGGGGCGCCGTGAGCCG GGAACCGCTCTCCACCTTCCGGAAGCTTTCCCAGATTTTCTCCGACGAGAACAACCACCTCAGCTGCAGAGAGATTCTTTCCCAG gaggaGGCCACCGAGGGACCCCAAACGGAGGACACATCCCCAGGAGGCCTGTCCTCA AAGCCGCCCCCTGGCCCTGTCCCCTACCTCGGCACCTTCCTCACGGACCTGGTGATGCTGGACACGGCCCTGCCGGACGTGCTGGAG GGGGACCTCATCAATTTTGAGAAGCGGAGGAAG GAGTGGGAGATCCTGGCCCACATCCAGCAGCTGCAGCGGCGTTGTCGGAGCTACTGCCTGAGACCACGGACCCCCATCCTCGCCGCCCTGCACGCCCAGCGCCGGCTCAGCGAGGAGCAGAG CTACCGCGTCTCCCGTGTCATCGAGCCACCGGCCGCCTCCTGCCCCAGCTCCCCACGTGTCCAGCGACGCATCAGCCTCACCAAGCGGCTCAGCGC GAAGCTGTCGCGAGAGAAGGGCTCGTCCCCCGGCGGGAGCCTTGGGGACCCCTCATCCCCCACTTCCAG TCTGTCCCCAGGGTCCCCTCCATCCAGCCCTGGAAACGCGgaccctcctccaggcagccctccaGCCTCCCCAGGGCCCCAAAGCCCCAGCACCAAG CTGCCCCCAAGCCTGGACCTCCCGGGACCCCGGCCCCCAGACGTGCCCCTGAGTGACCCTCGCAACCCGCTCCCGGGGCAGCCGGGCTCGGACGCCCGCGTCATCCGCGTCAGCATCGACAATGACCACGGAAACCTGTATCGGAGCATCTTG ctcACGAGCCAGGACAAGGCCCCCAGCGTGGTGCAGCGGGCCTTGCAGAAGCACAGCGTGGGGCAGCGCTGGGCCCGCGACTACCAGCTCTTTCAGGTCCTCCCTGGGGACAGGG AGCTGCTGATCCCAGACAATGCCAACGTCTTCTACGCGATGAGTCCGGCGGCCCCCGGAGACTTTGTGCTGCGGCGCAAGGGGTGGGCTCGGCGCCCGCCCCCCATCTCCACAAACTGA
- the RGL3 gene encoding ral guanine nucleotide dissociation stimulator-like 3 isoform X5: MRGPVPPRLPERGPGVQTPLQGWGEETEDGAVYSVSLRRQRSQRRSPGEGPGGSQAPSPAAEAFLHYRTSKVRALRAARLERLVCELASGDREQDPGFVPAFLATHRAFVPTARVLSLLLPPPPPPPPPPPPRAVISVLGSWLQDHPEDFRDPPAHPGLGSIRAFLSWAAPGGAEAQEAEKLLGDFLLEAEQEPEEEKMPQAPAGPQGAVQAPGPDSPEGCPEEEAELVQDGPELLDFSAEEVAEQLTLMDVELFSRVRPCECLGSVWSQRDRPGAAGSAPTVRATVAQFNRVTGCVLGSVLAAPGLAAPQRAQRLEKWIRIAQRCRDLRNFSSLRAILSALQSNPIYRLKRSWGAVSREPLSTFRKLSQIFSDENNHLSCREILSQEEATEGPQTEDTSPGGLSSKPPPGPVPYLGTFLTDLVMLDTALPDVLEGDLINFEKRRKEWEILAHIQQLQRRCRSYCLRPRTPILAALHAQRRLSEEQSYRVSRVIEPPAASCPSSPRVQRRISLTKRLSAKLSREKGSSPGGSLGDPSSPTSSLSPGSPPSSPGNADPPPGSPPASPGPQSPSTKLPPSLDLPGPRPPDVPLSDPRNPLPGQPGSDARVIRVSIDNDHGNLYRSILLTSQDKAPSVVQRALQKHSVGQRWARDYQLFQVLPGDRELLIPDNANVFYAMSPAAPGDFVLRRKGWARRPPPISTN, translated from the exons ATGAGGGGACCGGTCCCCCCGCGGCTCCCTGAGCGGGGTCCCGGCGTCCAGACGCCGTTGCAGGGCTGGGGCGAGGAGACCGAGGACGGCGCGGTGTACAGCGTGTCCCTGCGGCGGCAGCGCAGCCAGCGCCGGAGCCCGGGGGAGGGGCCTGGGGGCAGCCAg GCCCCCAGCCCCGCGGCCGAGGCCTTCCTCCATTACCGCACCAGCAAGGTGCGGGCGCTGCGGGCGGCGCGGCTGGAGCGGTTGGTGTGCGAGCTGGCGTCGGGGGACCGCGAGCAGGATCCCGGCTTCGTGCCCGCCTTCCTGGCCACGCACCGGGCCTTCGTGCCCACTGCCCGCGTGCTGAGCCTCCTGCTGCCACCGCCGCCACCGCCACCGCCACCGCCACCCCCGAG GGCTGTCATCTCGGTGCTGGGCTCCTGGCTACAAGATCACCCCGAGGACTTCCGTGACCCGCCTGCCCACCCAGGCCTGGGCAGCATTCGAGCCTTTCTGAGCTGGGCAGCCCCCGGGGGTGCCGAGGCCCAGGAGGCCGAGAAGCTGCTGGGAGATTTCCTGTTGGAAGCTGAGCAGGAACCagaagaggagaaaatgccccaggCCCCGGCAG GACCTCAGGGAGCTGTCCAGGCTCCAGGCCCAGACTCCCCGGAGGGCTGCCCGGAGGAGGAGGCCGAGCTGGTGCAGGACGGCCCCGAGCTCCTGGACTTCAGTGCGGAGGAGGTGGCCGAGCAACTGACCCTGATGGACGTG GAGCTCTTCTCGCGCGTGCGGCCCTGCGAGTGCCTGGGCTCGGTGTGGTCGCAGCGGGACCGGCCGGGGGCGGCGGGCAGCGCCCCCACCGTGCGCGCCACCGTGGCCCAGTTCAACCGCGTGACGGGCTGCGTGCTGGGCTCGGTGCTCGCGGCGCCCGGCCTGGCCGCCCCGCAGAGGGCGCAGCGGCTGGAGAAGTGGATCCGCATTGCGCAG CGCTGCCGAGACCTGCGGAACTTCTCCTCCTTGCGCGCCATCCTGTCCGCCCTGCAGTCTAACCCCATATACCGCCTGAAGCGCAGCTGGGGCGCCGTGAGCCG GGAACCGCTCTCCACCTTCCGGAAGCTTTCCCAGATTTTCTCCGACGAGAACAACCACCTCAGCTGCAGAGAGATTCTTTCCCAG gaggaGGCCACCGAGGGACCCCAAACGGAGGACACATCCCCAGGAGGCCTGTCCTCA AAGCCGCCCCCTGGCCCTGTCCCCTACCTCGGCACCTTCCTCACGGACCTGGTGATGCTGGACACGGCCCTGCCGGACGTGCTGGAG GGGGACCTCATCAATTTTGAGAAGCGGAGGAAG GAGTGGGAGATCCTGGCCCACATCCAGCAGCTGCAGCGGCGTTGTCGGAGCTACTGCCTGAGACCACGGACCCCCATCCTCGCCGCCCTGCACGCCCAGCGCCGGCTCAGCGAGGAGCAGAG CTACCGCGTCTCCCGTGTCATCGAGCCACCGGCCGCCTCCTGCCCCAGCTCCCCACGTGTCCAGCGACGCATCAGCCTCACCAAGCGGCTCAGCGC GAAGCTGTCGCGAGAGAAGGGCTCGTCCCCCGGCGGGAGCCTTGGGGACCCCTCATCCCCCACTTCCAG TCTGTCCCCAGGGTCCCCTCCATCCAGCCCTGGAAACGCGgaccctcctccaggcagccctccaGCCTCCCCAGGGCCCCAAAGCCCCAGCACCAAG CTGCCCCCAAGCCTGGACCTCCCGGGACCCCGGCCCCCAGACGTGCCCCTGAGTGACCCTCGCAACCCGCTCCCGGGGCAGCCGGGCTCGGACGCCCGCGTCATCCGCGTCAGCATCGACAATGACCACGGAAACCTGTATCGGAGCATCTTG ctcACGAGCCAGGACAAGGCCCCCAGCGTGGTGCAGCGGGCCTTGCAGAAGCACAGCGTGGGGCAGCGCTGGGCCCGCGACTACCAGCTCTTTCAGGTCCTCCCTGGGGACAGGG AGCTGCTGATCCCAGACAATGCCAACGTCTTCTACGCGATGAGTCCGGCGGCCCCCGGAGACTTTGTGCTGCGGCGCAAGGGGTGGGCTCGGCGCCCGCCCCCCATCTCCACAAACTGA
- the RGL3 gene encoding ral guanine nucleotide dissociation stimulator-like 3 isoform X4, with product MRGPVPPRLPERGPGVQTPLQGWGEETEDGAVYSVSLRRQRSQRRSPGEGPGGSQAPSPAAEAFLHYRTSKVRALRAARLERLVCELASGDREQDPGFVPAFLATHRAFVPTARVLSLLLPPPPPPPPPPPPRVEIKKTEGQDLSFNKNLRAVISVLGSWLQDHPEDFRDPPAHPGLGSIRAFLSWAAPGGAEAQEAEKLLGDFLLEAEQEPEEEKMPQAPAGPQGAVQAPGPDSPEGCPEEEAELVQDGPELLDFSAEEVAEQLTLMDVELFSRVRPCECLGSVWSQRDRPGAAGSAPTVRATVAQFNRVTGCVLGSVLAAPGLAAPQRAQRLEKWIRIAQRCRDLRNFSSLRAILSALQSNPIYRLKRSWGAVSREPLSTFRKLSQIFSDENNHLSCREILSQEEATEGPQTEDTSPGGLSSKPPPGPVPYLGTFLTDLVMLDTALPDVLEGDLINFEKRRKQLQRRCRSYCLRPRTPILAALHAQRRLSEEQSYRVSRVIEPPAASCPSSPRVQRRISLTKRLSAKLSREKGSSPGGSLGDPSSPTSSLSPGSPPSSPGNADPPPGSPPASPGPQSPSTKLPPSLDLPGPRPPDVPLSDPRNPLPGQPGSDARVIRVSIDNDHGNLYRSILLTSQDKAPSVVQRALQKHSVGQRWARDYQLFQVLPGDRELLIPDNANVFYAMSPAAPGDFVLRRKGWARRPPPISTN from the exons ATGAGGGGACCGGTCCCCCCGCGGCTCCCTGAGCGGGGTCCCGGCGTCCAGACGCCGTTGCAGGGCTGGGGCGAGGAGACCGAGGACGGCGCGGTGTACAGCGTGTCCCTGCGGCGGCAGCGCAGCCAGCGCCGGAGCCCGGGGGAGGGGCCTGGGGGCAGCCAg GCCCCCAGCCCCGCGGCCGAGGCCTTCCTCCATTACCGCACCAGCAAGGTGCGGGCGCTGCGGGCGGCGCGGCTGGAGCGGTTGGTGTGCGAGCTGGCGTCGGGGGACCGCGAGCAGGATCCCGGCTTCGTGCCCGCCTTCCTGGCCACGCACCGGGCCTTCGTGCCCACTGCCCGCGTGCTGAGCCTCCTGCTGCCACCGCCGCCACCGCCACCGCCACCGCCACCCCCGAG GGTAGAGATCAAGAAGACAGAGGGGCAAGATCTGAGCTTCAACAAGAACCTGAG GGCTGTCATCTCGGTGCTGGGCTCCTGGCTACAAGATCACCCCGAGGACTTCCGTGACCCGCCTGCCCACCCAGGCCTGGGCAGCATTCGAGCCTTTCTGAGCTGGGCAGCCCCCGGGGGTGCCGAGGCCCAGGAGGCCGAGAAGCTGCTGGGAGATTTCCTGTTGGAAGCTGAGCAGGAACCagaagaggagaaaatgccccaggCCCCGGCAG GACCTCAGGGAGCTGTCCAGGCTCCAGGCCCAGACTCCCCGGAGGGCTGCCCGGAGGAGGAGGCCGAGCTGGTGCAGGACGGCCCCGAGCTCCTGGACTTCAGTGCGGAGGAGGTGGCCGAGCAACTGACCCTGATGGACGTG GAGCTCTTCTCGCGCGTGCGGCCCTGCGAGTGCCTGGGCTCGGTGTGGTCGCAGCGGGACCGGCCGGGGGCGGCGGGCAGCGCCCCCACCGTGCGCGCCACCGTGGCCCAGTTCAACCGCGTGACGGGCTGCGTGCTGGGCTCGGTGCTCGCGGCGCCCGGCCTGGCCGCCCCGCAGAGGGCGCAGCGGCTGGAGAAGTGGATCCGCATTGCGCAG CGCTGCCGAGACCTGCGGAACTTCTCCTCCTTGCGCGCCATCCTGTCCGCCCTGCAGTCTAACCCCATATACCGCCTGAAGCGCAGCTGGGGCGCCGTGAGCCG GGAACCGCTCTCCACCTTCCGGAAGCTTTCCCAGATTTTCTCCGACGAGAACAACCACCTCAGCTGCAGAGAGATTCTTTCCCAG gaggaGGCCACCGAGGGACCCCAAACGGAGGACACATCCCCAGGAGGCCTGTCCTCA AAGCCGCCCCCTGGCCCTGTCCCCTACCTCGGCACCTTCCTCACGGACCTGGTGATGCTGGACACGGCCCTGCCGGACGTGCTGGAG GGGGACCTCATCAATTTTGAGAAGCGGAGGAAG CAGCTGCAGCGGCGTTGTCGGAGCTACTGCCTGAGACCACGGACCCCCATCCTCGCCGCCCTGCACGCCCAGCGCCGGCTCAGCGAGGAGCAGAG CTACCGCGTCTCCCGTGTCATCGAGCCACCGGCCGCCTCCTGCCCCAGCTCCCCACGTGTCCAGCGACGCATCAGCCTCACCAAGCGGCTCAGCGC GAAGCTGTCGCGAGAGAAGGGCTCGTCCCCCGGCGGGAGCCTTGGGGACCCCTCATCCCCCACTTCCAG TCTGTCCCCAGGGTCCCCTCCATCCAGCCCTGGAAACGCGgaccctcctccaggcagccctccaGCCTCCCCAGGGCCCCAAAGCCCCAGCACCAAG CTGCCCCCAAGCCTGGACCTCCCGGGACCCCGGCCCCCAGACGTGCCCCTGAGTGACCCTCGCAACCCGCTCCCGGGGCAGCCGGGCTCGGACGCCCGCGTCATCCGCGTCAGCATCGACAATGACCACGGAAACCTGTATCGGAGCATCTTG ctcACGAGCCAGGACAAGGCCCCCAGCGTGGTGCAGCGGGCCTTGCAGAAGCACAGCGTGGGGCAGCGCTGGGCCCGCGACTACCAGCTCTTTCAGGTCCTCCCTGGGGACAGGG AGCTGCTGATCCCAGACAATGCCAACGTCTTCTACGCGATGAGTCCGGCGGCCCCCGGAGACTTTGTGCTGCGGCGCAAGGGGTGGGCTCGGCGCCCGCCCCCCATCTCCACAAACTGA
- the RGL3 gene encoding ral guanine nucleotide dissociation stimulator-like 3 isoform X3, protein MERAAGKELALTPLQGWGEETEDGAVYSVSLRRQRSQRRSPGEGPGGSQAPSPAAEAFLHYRTSKVRALRAARLERLVCELASGDREQDPGFVPAFLATHRAFVPTARVLSLLLPPPPPPPPPPPPRVEIKKTEGQDLSFNKNLRAVISVLGSWLQDHPEDFRDPPAHPGLGSIRAFLSWAAPGGAEAQEAEKLLGDFLLEAEQEPEEEKMPQAPAGPQGAVQAPGPDSPEGCPEEEAELVQDGPELLDFSAEEVAEQLTLMDVELFSRVRPCECLGSVWSQRDRPGAAGSAPTVRATVAQFNRVTGCVLGSVLAAPGLAAPQRAQRLEKWIRIAQRCRDLRNFSSLRAILSALQSNPIYRLKRSWGAVSREPLSTFRKLSQIFSDENNHLSCREILSQEEATEGPQTEDTSPGGLSSKPPPGPVPYLGTFLTDLVMLDTALPDVLEGDLINFEKRRKEWEILAHIQQLQRRCRSYCLRPRTPILAALHAQRRLSEEQSYRVSRVIEPPAASCPSSPRVQRRISLTKRLSAKLSREKGSSPGGSLGDPSSPTSSLSPGSPPSSPGNADPPPGSPPASPGPQSPSTKLPPSLDLPGPRPPDVPLSDPRNPLPGQPGSDARVIRVSIDNDHGNLYRSILLTSQDKAPSVVQRALQKHSVGQRWARDYQLFQVLPGDRELLIPDNANVFYAMSPAAPGDFVLRRKGWARRPPPISTN, encoded by the exons ATGGAGCGGGCGGCGGGCAAGGAGCTCGCCCTG ACGCCGTTGCAGGGCTGGGGCGAGGAGACCGAGGACGGCGCGGTGTACAGCGTGTCCCTGCGGCGGCAGCGCAGCCAGCGCCGGAGCCCGGGGGAGGGGCCTGGGGGCAGCCAg GCCCCCAGCCCCGCGGCCGAGGCCTTCCTCCATTACCGCACCAGCAAGGTGCGGGCGCTGCGGGCGGCGCGGCTGGAGCGGTTGGTGTGCGAGCTGGCGTCGGGGGACCGCGAGCAGGATCCCGGCTTCGTGCCCGCCTTCCTGGCCACGCACCGGGCCTTCGTGCCCACTGCCCGCGTGCTGAGCCTCCTGCTGCCACCGCCGCCACCGCCACCGCCACCGCCACCCCCGAG GGTAGAGATCAAGAAGACAGAGGGGCAAGATCTGAGCTTCAACAAGAACCTGAG GGCTGTCATCTCGGTGCTGGGCTCCTGGCTACAAGATCACCCCGAGGACTTCCGTGACCCGCCTGCCCACCCAGGCCTGGGCAGCATTCGAGCCTTTCTGAGCTGGGCAGCCCCCGGGGGTGCCGAGGCCCAGGAGGCCGAGAAGCTGCTGGGAGATTTCCTGTTGGAAGCTGAGCAGGAACCagaagaggagaaaatgccccaggCCCCGGCAG GACCTCAGGGAGCTGTCCAGGCTCCAGGCCCAGACTCCCCGGAGGGCTGCCCGGAGGAGGAGGCCGAGCTGGTGCAGGACGGCCCCGAGCTCCTGGACTTCAGTGCGGAGGAGGTGGCCGAGCAACTGACCCTGATGGACGTG GAGCTCTTCTCGCGCGTGCGGCCCTGCGAGTGCCTGGGCTCGGTGTGGTCGCAGCGGGACCGGCCGGGGGCGGCGGGCAGCGCCCCCACCGTGCGCGCCACCGTGGCCCAGTTCAACCGCGTGACGGGCTGCGTGCTGGGCTCGGTGCTCGCGGCGCCCGGCCTGGCCGCCCCGCAGAGGGCGCAGCGGCTGGAGAAGTGGATCCGCATTGCGCAG CGCTGCCGAGACCTGCGGAACTTCTCCTCCTTGCGCGCCATCCTGTCCGCCCTGCAGTCTAACCCCATATACCGCCTGAAGCGCAGCTGGGGCGCCGTGAGCCG GGAACCGCTCTCCACCTTCCGGAAGCTTTCCCAGATTTTCTCCGACGAGAACAACCACCTCAGCTGCAGAGAGATTCTTTCCCAG gaggaGGCCACCGAGGGACCCCAAACGGAGGACACATCCCCAGGAGGCCTGTCCTCA AAGCCGCCCCCTGGCCCTGTCCCCTACCTCGGCACCTTCCTCACGGACCTGGTGATGCTGGACACGGCCCTGCCGGACGTGCTGGAG GGGGACCTCATCAATTTTGAGAAGCGGAGGAAG GAGTGGGAGATCCTGGCCCACATCCAGCAGCTGCAGCGGCGTTGTCGGAGCTACTGCCTGAGACCACGGACCCCCATCCTCGCCGCCCTGCACGCCCAGCGCCGGCTCAGCGAGGAGCAGAG CTACCGCGTCTCCCGTGTCATCGAGCCACCGGCCGCCTCCTGCCCCAGCTCCCCACGTGTCCAGCGACGCATCAGCCTCACCAAGCGGCTCAGCGC GAAGCTGTCGCGAGAGAAGGGCTCGTCCCCCGGCGGGAGCCTTGGGGACCCCTCATCCCCCACTTCCAG TCTGTCCCCAGGGTCCCCTCCATCCAGCCCTGGAAACGCGgaccctcctccaggcagccctccaGCCTCCCCAGGGCCCCAAAGCCCCAGCACCAAG CTGCCCCCAAGCCTGGACCTCCCGGGACCCCGGCCCCCAGACGTGCCCCTGAGTGACCCTCGCAACCCGCTCCCGGGGCAGCCGGGCTCGGACGCCCGCGTCATCCGCGTCAGCATCGACAATGACCACGGAAACCTGTATCGGAGCATCTTG ctcACGAGCCAGGACAAGGCCCCCAGCGTGGTGCAGCGGGCCTTGCAGAAGCACAGCGTGGGGCAGCGCTGGGCCCGCGACTACCAGCTCTTTCAGGTCCTCCCTGGGGACAGGG AGCTGCTGATCCCAGACAATGCCAACGTCTTCTACGCGATGAGTCCGGCGGCCCCCGGAGACTTTGTGCTGCGGCGCAAGGGGTGGGCTCGGCGCCCGCCCCCCATCTCCACAAACTGA
- the RGL3 gene encoding ral guanine nucleotide dissociation stimulator-like 3 isoform X1, translating into MRGPVPPRLPERGPGVQTPLQGWGEETEDGAVYSVSLRRQRSQRRSPGEGPGGSQAPSPAAEAFLHYRTSKVRALRAARLERLVCELASGDREQDPGFVPAFLATHRAFVPTARVLSLLLPPPPPPPPPPPPRVEIKKTEGQDLSFNKNLRAVISVLGSWLQDHPEDFRDPPAHPGLGSIRAFLSWAAPGGAEAQEAEKLLGDFLLEAEQEPEEEKMPQAPAGPQGAVQAPGPDSPEGCPEEEAELVQDGPELLDFSAEEVAEQLTLMDVELFSRVRPCECLGSVWSQRDRPGAAGSAPTVRATVAQFNRVTGCVLGSVLAAPGLAAPQRAQRLEKWIRIAQRCRDLRNFSSLRAILSALQSNPIYRLKRSWGAVSREPLSTFRKLSQIFSDENNHLSCREILSQEEATEGPQTEDTSPGGLSSKPPPGPVPYLGTFLTDLVMLDTALPDVLEGDLINFEKRRKEWEILAHIQQLQRRCRSYCLRPRTPILAALHAQRRLSEEQSYRVSRVIEPPAASCPSSPRVQRRISLTKRLSAKLSREKGSSPGGSLGDPSSPTSSLSPGSPPSSPGNADPPPGSPPASPGPQSPSTKLPPSLDLPGPRPPDVPLSDPRNPLPGQPGSDARVIRVSIDNDHGNLYRSILLTSQDKAPSVVQRALQKHSVGQRWARDYQLFQVLPGDRELLIPDNANVFYAMSPAAPGDFVLRRKGWARRPPPISTN; encoded by the exons ATGAGGGGACCGGTCCCCCCGCGGCTCCCTGAGCGGGGTCCCGGCGTCCAGACGCCGTTGCAGGGCTGGGGCGAGGAGACCGAGGACGGCGCGGTGTACAGCGTGTCCCTGCGGCGGCAGCGCAGCCAGCGCCGGAGCCCGGGGGAGGGGCCTGGGGGCAGCCAg GCCCCCAGCCCCGCGGCCGAGGCCTTCCTCCATTACCGCACCAGCAAGGTGCGGGCGCTGCGGGCGGCGCGGCTGGAGCGGTTGGTGTGCGAGCTGGCGTCGGGGGACCGCGAGCAGGATCCCGGCTTCGTGCCCGCCTTCCTGGCCACGCACCGGGCCTTCGTGCCCACTGCCCGCGTGCTGAGCCTCCTGCTGCCACCGCCGCCACCGCCACCGCCACCGCCACCCCCGAG GGTAGAGATCAAGAAGACAGAGGGGCAAGATCTGAGCTTCAACAAGAACCTGAG GGCTGTCATCTCGGTGCTGGGCTCCTGGCTACAAGATCACCCCGAGGACTTCCGTGACCCGCCTGCCCACCCAGGCCTGGGCAGCATTCGAGCCTTTCTGAGCTGGGCAGCCCCCGGGGGTGCCGAGGCCCAGGAGGCCGAGAAGCTGCTGGGAGATTTCCTGTTGGAAGCTGAGCAGGAACCagaagaggagaaaatgccccaggCCCCGGCAG GACCTCAGGGAGCTGTCCAGGCTCCAGGCCCAGACTCCCCGGAGGGCTGCCCGGAGGAGGAGGCCGAGCTGGTGCAGGACGGCCCCGAGCTCCTGGACTTCAGTGCGGAGGAGGTGGCCGAGCAACTGACCCTGATGGACGTG GAGCTCTTCTCGCGCGTGCGGCCCTGCGAGTGCCTGGGCTCGGTGTGGTCGCAGCGGGACCGGCCGGGGGCGGCGGGCAGCGCCCCCACCGTGCGCGCCACCGTGGCCCAGTTCAACCGCGTGACGGGCTGCGTGCTGGGCTCGGTGCTCGCGGCGCCCGGCCTGGCCGCCCCGCAGAGGGCGCAGCGGCTGGAGAAGTGGATCCGCATTGCGCAG CGCTGCCGAGACCTGCGGAACTTCTCCTCCTTGCGCGCCATCCTGTCCGCCCTGCAGTCTAACCCCATATACCGCCTGAAGCGCAGCTGGGGCGCCGTGAGCCG GGAACCGCTCTCCACCTTCCGGAAGCTTTCCCAGATTTTCTCCGACGAGAACAACCACCTCAGCTGCAGAGAGATTCTTTCCCAG gaggaGGCCACCGAGGGACCCCAAACGGAGGACACATCCCCAGGAGGCCTGTCCTCA AAGCCGCCCCCTGGCCCTGTCCCCTACCTCGGCACCTTCCTCACGGACCTGGTGATGCTGGACACGGCCCTGCCGGACGTGCTGGAG GGGGACCTCATCAATTTTGAGAAGCGGAGGAAG GAGTGGGAGATCCTGGCCCACATCCAGCAGCTGCAGCGGCGTTGTCGGAGCTACTGCCTGAGACCACGGACCCCCATCCTCGCCGCCCTGCACGCCCAGCGCCGGCTCAGCGAGGAGCAGAG CTACCGCGTCTCCCGTGTCATCGAGCCACCGGCCGCCTCCTGCCCCAGCTCCCCACGTGTCCAGCGACGCATCAGCCTCACCAAGCGGCTCAGCGC GAAGCTGTCGCGAGAGAAGGGCTCGTCCCCCGGCGGGAGCCTTGGGGACCCCTCATCCCCCACTTCCAG TCTGTCCCCAGGGTCCCCTCCATCCAGCCCTGGAAACGCGgaccctcctccaggcagccctccaGCCTCCCCAGGGCCCCAAAGCCCCAGCACCAAG CTGCCCCCAAGCCTGGACCTCCCGGGACCCCGGCCCCCAGACGTGCCCCTGAGTGACCCTCGCAACCCGCTCCCGGGGCAGCCGGGCTCGGACGCCCGCGTCATCCGCGTCAGCATCGACAATGACCACGGAAACCTGTATCGGAGCATCTTG ctcACGAGCCAGGACAAGGCCCCCAGCGTGGTGCAGCGGGCCTTGCAGAAGCACAGCGTGGGGCAGCGCTGGGCCCGCGACTACCAGCTCTTTCAGGTCCTCCCTGGGGACAGGG AGCTGCTGATCCCAGACAATGCCAACGTCTTCTACGCGATGAGTCCGGCGGCCCCCGGAGACTTTGTGCTGCGGCGCAAGGGGTGGGCTCGGCGCCCGCCCCCCATCTCCACAAACTGA